From one Flavobacteriales bacterium genomic stretch:
- a CDS encoding aminotransferase class I/II-fold pyridoxal phosphate-dependent enzyme — protein MNWPRKSFEQIKEIVFRRLGENMNYKHFPVMGVPGSYLDKETFYDDAPFLKEAPFVSTLIANPNHIGCHTLEEKSEVFFKGTQRLERELISLVSEEIFRAEPKSIDGYVAPGGTEANIQAMWCYRNYYQKEFGANPQEICLIYSQDSHYSMPKAANLLALDQEIIKVNPESRKWDLEDLAQKVSNRKTTGTKYFIVIANCSTTMFGSVDDLDAICDFFTRENLTFKLHIDAAYGGFIYPFTDEESQYHFKNPHITSMTIDGHKMLQAPYGTGLFLVRKGFIQYCKTEEASYVQGKDYTICGSRSGANAISMWMILHLHGSQGWKMNMEKLIQRSDDICNRLEKRGVEFFRNPHINIITMKAQYIPKEVAEKNFLVSDNHENPNWYKIVVMPHVKRGMIDQFFIDLDNFRK, from the coding sequence ATGAATTGGCCAAGAAAAAGCTTTGAACAGATTAAGGAAATCGTATTTCGTAGATTAGGAGAGAACATGAACTACAAGCACTTCCCTGTGATGGGTGTTCCTGGATCTTACCTCGATAAAGAAACATTTTATGACGATGCTCCATTTTTAAAAGAAGCCCCTTTTGTTTCAACCTTAATTGCAAATCCTAATCACATTGGTTGTCATACCTTAGAGGAAAAATCTGAAGTATTTTTTAAGGGTACACAAAGGTTAGAAAGAGAGTTGATATCTTTAGTTTCTGAAGAAATTTTCCGAGCAGAACCTAAAAGTATCGATGGTTATGTAGCACCAGGAGGAACAGAGGCGAATATTCAAGCAATGTGGTGTTATAGAAATTATTACCAAAAAGAATTTGGAGCAAATCCTCAAGAAATCTGTTTGATCTATTCTCAAGATTCTCATTACTCTATGCCAAAAGCTGCAAATTTATTGGCATTAGATCAAGAAATCATCAAAGTAAACCCAGAGTCACGTAAATGGGATTTGGAAGATCTTGCACAAAAAGTTTCTAACAGGAAAACCACTGGTACAAAATATTTTATTGTCATTGCAAACTGTTCAACAACCATGTTTGGTTCAGTTGATGATCTCGATGCAATTTGTGATTTCTTTACAAGGGAAAATCTGACATTCAAACTTCATATAGACGCGGCTTATGGTGGTTTTATTTATCCATTTACAGACGAAGAGAGTCAATATCATTTCAAAAATCCGCATATTACTTCTATGACTATTGATGGACATAAAATGCTTCAAGCTCCTTATGGAACAGGACTTTTCTTAGTTCGTAAAGGTTTTATTCAGTATTGTAAAACAGAAGAAGCAAGTTATGTGCAAGGTAAAGATTATACGATTTGTGGATCTAGATCAGGAGCCAATGCTATTTCCATGTGGATGATTCTTCATTTACACGGATCACAGGGCTGGAAAATGAACATGGAAAAACTTATTCAAAGAAGTGATGATATTTGTAATAGGTTGGAAAAAAGAGGTGTAGAGTTTTTTAGAAACCCTCATATCAACATTATTACCATGAAGGCACAATATATTCCAAAAGAGGTAGCAGAAAAGAATTTTTTGGTTTCAGATAATCACGAAAATCCTAATTGGTATAAAATTGTCGTAATGCCTCATGTGAAAAGAGGAATGATTGATCAGTTTTTTATTGATTTAGATAATTTCAGAAAATAA